A single window of Candidatus Flexicrinis affinis DNA harbors:
- a CDS encoding WXG100 family type VII secretion target, with protein sequence MSDWVRVPYTELVHRAGRIRQEADTIRAEIRTLKSTVESLQWMGRRAERFFTVWNETLPEMEQWVHILESFAAELEDQARRIQLADESF encoded by the coding sequence ATGAGCGATTGGGTTCGTGTCCCCTACACCGAACTGGTTCACCGTGCCGGTCGCATCCGGCAGGAAGCCGACACCATCCGCGCCGAGATTCGCACGCTGAAGTCGACCGTCGAGAGCTTGCAGTGGATGGGTCGCCGCGCCGAACGGTTCTTCACCGTGTGGAACGAGACGCTGCCGGAAATGGAGCAGTGGGTGCACATTCTGGAAAGCTTCGCCGCCGAGCTTGAGGATCAGGCGCGTCGCATCCAGTTGGCCGACGAGTCGTTCTAG
- a CDS encoding WXG100 family type VII secretion target, translating into MNSGELTARIQQMRDAAEQLGSAAGQVQRSIDAIETEIRALGPDRFMSVGAEAFRAEFYRLTPKLRETFEQLAAFRDRLHASADDIEIASRASQPGGRL; encoded by the coding sequence ATGAACTCGGGAGAATTGACCGCGCGCATCCAACAAATGCGCGACGCCGCAGAACAACTGGGCAGTGCTGCCGGTCAGGTACAGCGCAGCATCGACGCGATTGAAACCGAGATTCGCGCGCTGGGGCCGGATCGTTTCATGAGCGTCGGCGCCGAGGCGTTCCGCGCCGAGTTTTACCGCCTAACGCCTAAACTGCGCGAGACGTTCGAGCAGCTGGCGGCGTTCCGTGATCGCCTGCATGCTTCGGCCGATGACATCGAGATCGCGTCGCGCGCCAGCCAGCCCGGAGGCCGACTATGA